Proteins from one Desulfonema limicola genomic window:
- the dut gene encoding dUTP diphosphatase yields the protein MEPVIEFCYLRPRKDSDIPLPCYMTSLSAGMDICAAVEKDLTLNPGDIHLTPTGFAIAVPRGFEAQIRPRSGLALKHGITLINSPGTIDADYRGEVMLPLINLGKIPYTIHRGDRVAQMVINQIFQAGIKLVTCLDKTDRNTGGFGHTGL from the coding sequence ATGGAACCTGTAATAGAATTCTGCTATCTAAGACCCCGAAAAGATTCTGATATACCCCTGCCCTGTTACATGACTTCCCTGTCAGCAGGTATGGATATTTGTGCGGCAGTGGAAAAGGATTTAACACTTAATCCTGGAGATATTCATCTCACTCCCACAGGATTTGCCATAGCCGTTCCCAGAGGATTTGAAGCCCAGATACGTCCAAGAAGCGGTCTTGCACTAAAACACGGCATTACCCTGATTAACTCTCCTGGAACCATAGATGCAGATTACAGGGGCGAAGTCATGCTTCCCCTTATAAATCTAGGAAAAATTCCATACACAATCCACAGAGGAGACCGTGTTGCACAAATGGTTATCAACCAAATCTTCCAGGCCGGCATCAAGCTTGTAACCTGCCTTGACAAAACAGACCGCAATACAGGTGGATTCGGCCATACAGGTTTATAG
- a CDS encoding M16 family metallopeptidase, translating into MPVNKTILPNGVRILTQKIPHVRSISLGIWVNAGSRDESPAQSGLSHFIEHMIFKGTSRRSSYQIAKEFDSIGGHSNAFTAMENTCFHAKVIDSHMESMVDILSDIFLNSIFDPTELERERTVILQEIDMQEDSPEEYIHVLAEQSYWGDHPLGRPIIGPRENILSFDSSIVRDFFLGFYQPERIVISAAGNIEHNQLVDLMGQAFSLIKPGNSLSLRDKPEGKTGISITEKDLGQTHICLETPGISVVDSRRYAGSLMNTILGGNMSSRLFQEIRERRGLAYSVYSFMSSYTDTGLSGIYIGTHPDKAYECTDLILQELKKIRKIPVSEAELNDAREYTRSALLLASESVDSQMVRIAQNEIHLGHDLALEDIIKEIDLITTEHILSLAQELFSSPPVTLTLLGQVSDPGPYEDLLSTY; encoded by the coding sequence ATGCCGGTAAATAAGACTATTCTTCCCAATGGTGTCCGAATTCTGACCCAAAAAATTCCCCATGTCCGTTCCATATCGCTGGGTATCTGGGTCAATGCAGGTTCAAGGGATGAATCGCCTGCACAAAGCGGTTTATCCCATTTTATCGAACACATGATATTTAAAGGCACCTCAAGACGTTCCTCGTACCAGATAGCCAAGGAGTTTGATTCCATCGGGGGGCATTCCAATGCCTTTACTGCTATGGAAAATACCTGTTTTCATGCAAAGGTAATAGATAGCCATATGGAAAGCATGGTTGATATTTTATCTGATATCTTCCTGAATTCCATATTTGATCCAACAGAGCTTGAAAGGGAAAGGACTGTAATACTGCAGGAAATTGATATGCAGGAAGACAGTCCTGAAGAATATATCCATGTTCTTGCAGAACAATCCTATTGGGGCGATCATCCCCTTGGCAGGCCCATTATCGGGCCTCGTGAAAATATCCTGAGTTTTGATTCTTCAATTGTCAGGGATTTTTTTCTTGGTTTTTATCAGCCTGAAAGAATTGTAATTTCAGCAGCCGGAAACATTGAACATAACCAGCTTGTTGACTTGATGGGACAGGCATTTTCTTTGATTAAACCTGGAAACAGCCTGTCTTTACGTGATAAACCAGAAGGCAAAACCGGTATTTCCATCACTGAAAAAGACTTAGGCCAGACTCATATCTGTCTTGAGACCCCTGGAATTTCAGTTGTTGATTCAAGGCGTTATGCAGGCTCTCTTATGAATACAATTTTAGGCGGCAATATGAGTTCCCGCCTTTTTCAGGAAATACGCGAACGCAGGGGACTTGCATATTCTGTATATTCCTTTATGTCCTCATATACAGATACAGGGCTTTCAGGCATTTATATAGGCACTCACCCTGACAAGGCATATGAATGCACTGATCTGATTTTACAGGAGCTGAAAAAAATAAGAAAAATCCCAGTAAGTGAAGCAGAACTCAATGATGCCAGGGAATATACAAGATCAGCACTTTTGCTGGCATCTGAAAGTGTTGACAGCCAGATGGTGCGTATTGCACAAAATGAAATTCATCTTGGTCATGATCTGGCTTTAGAAGATATTATCAAAGAAATTGACTTGATAACAACAGAACATATACTTTCCCTTGCACAAGAGCTTTTCAGCTCTCCTCCCGTAACCCTGACCCTGCTTGGACAGGTCTCAGATCCAGGCCCCTATGAAGACCTTTTAAGCACATATTAA
- the pnp gene encoding polyribonucleotide nucleotidyltransferase, with protein MELLLTADMGGRPLTIQTGKVARQASGSAVLQYGDTIVLVTVVSSNDQRSGTDFLPLSVEYQEKIYAAGRIPGNYFRREIGRPSEKETLTARLIDRPIRPLFPKDYFNEIQVIATVLSMDQENDPDILAMIGASTVLEISDIPFAGPIAAVRVGRIDNEFIINPPISRWEECDINIIVAGSKTGVVMVEGGGNIISEKEMLDAVFFGHQAMQPVIDLQVKLKESVGKPKRILVPAEKDQALIDKLENIAASRIRETVLIPTKIERNTGLHELKKEIFESLGQDYADRRDEVYGILNNIQKTVCRNLVLKEGRRIDGRKFDEIRPISCQAGILPRPHGSALFTRGETQVLAVLTIGSGRDEQRIETLQGEDSRRFMLHYNFPPFSVGEVKRMGGPSRRDIGHGSLASRALEKVIPVTDDFDYTIRLVSEVLESNGSSSMGTVCSGTLALMDGGIPIKEPVSGIAMGLVSDGDNVVILSDILGDEDHTGDMDFKVTGTSQGITALQMDIKIHELSKDIMEKALEQARAGRLHILDKMMETLNKPRKNISPYAPKTMSIKINPDKIRDIIGPGGKMIRLIQSETNTSIEIDDSGIVKISASSQEEADAALARINEITIEPEVGTIYEGTVVKTTDFGAFVQILPGTDGLVHISQLSTQRVKKVTDVVKEGETLKVKILEISRDGKIRLSHKAVLEEENAGK; from the coding sequence ATGGAATTATTACTTACAGCAGATATGGGGGGCCGTCCCCTGACTATCCAGACCGGAAAGGTTGCCAGACAGGCATCTGGTTCGGCAGTACTTCAATATGGAGACACAATTGTACTGGTTACCGTAGTATCTTCAAATGACCAGAGGTCAGGAACCGACTTTTTACCCCTTTCAGTTGAATACCAGGAAAAGATATATGCAGCAGGCCGCATACCTGGAAACTATTTCAGACGCGAAATCGGAAGACCCAGTGAAAAAGAAACCCTTACAGCTCGTCTTATAGACCGTCCTATCAGGCCCTTGTTTCCAAAAGACTATTTTAATGAAATCCAGGTCATAGCAACTGTTTTGTCCATGGATCAGGAAAATGACCCTGACATCCTCGCTATGATAGGAGCTTCAACTGTCCTGGAAATATCTGACATACCATTTGCAGGGCCTATTGCGGCAGTGCGTGTCGGCAGAATAGATAATGAATTTATAATCAATCCTCCCATAAGCAGGTGGGAAGAATGTGACATAAATATCATTGTTGCCGGTTCAAAAACCGGTGTTGTAATGGTAGAAGGCGGCGGAAACATTATCAGCGAAAAAGAGATGCTGGATGCTGTATTTTTCGGGCATCAGGCTATGCAGCCTGTAATTGATCTCCAGGTAAAACTAAAAGAATCTGTGGGTAAACCCAAACGCATCCTTGTTCCTGCTGAAAAAGATCAGGCATTAATTGATAAACTGGAAAATATTGCAGCATCCAGGATCAGGGAAACAGTTTTGATTCCAACGAAAATTGAGCGGAATACTGGATTGCACGAGCTGAAAAAAGAAATTTTCGAATCTCTTGGACAGGATTATGCCGACCGCAGGGATGAAGTTTACGGAATTTTAAACAATATTCAGAAAACCGTGTGCCGTAACCTTGTTTTAAAAGAAGGCAGGCGGATTGACGGCAGAAAATTTGATGAAATCCGTCCTATTTCCTGTCAGGCAGGTATTCTTCCCAGACCCCACGGCAGTGCATTATTTACCAGGGGTGAAACCCAGGTACTGGCAGTTCTTACAATTGGATCAGGCAGGGATGAACAAAGAATTGAAACCCTTCAGGGAGAAGACAGCAGGCGCTTTATGCTTCACTATAATTTTCCGCCTTTTTCAGTTGGAGAGGTCAAGCGCATGGGCGGTCCCAGCAGACGGGATATAGGACATGGATCACTGGCATCAAGGGCCCTTGAAAAGGTAATACCCGTAACAGATGACTTTGATTATACCATCAGGCTTGTTTCAGAGGTTCTGGAATCAAACGGTTCTTCATCTATGGGCACTGTATGCTCAGGAACACTTGCACTCATGGATGGAGGCATTCCCATAAAAGAACCTGTATCAGGTATTGCCATGGGTCTGGTTTCAGATGGAGACAATGTGGTTATATTATCTGATATTCTCGGAGATGAGGACCATACCGGAGACATGGATTTTAAGGTTACAGGCACAAGCCAGGGAATTACTGCCCTTCAAATGGACATTAAGATCCATGAACTTTCAAAAGACATCATGGAAAAAGCTTTGGAACAGGCCCGGGCAGGAAGACTTCACATCCTTGACAAGATGATGGAAACCCTGAACAAACCGCGTAAGAATATTTCCCCTTATGCACCCAAGACCATGAGCATAAAGATTAATCCTGATAAAATCAGGGATATAATAGGTCCTGGCGGAAAGATGATCCGCTTAATTCAGTCTGAGACCAATACAAGCATTGAAATTGATGATTCAGGCATTGTAAAAATCTCGGCATCATCCCAGGAAGAAGCAGATGCTGCACTTGCAAGAATCAATGAAATTACAATAGAACCTGAAGTTGGTACAATATATGAAGGAACTGTTGTCAAAACAACTGATTTTGGAGCATTTGTCCAGATTCTGCCAGGAACTGACGGTCTTGTTCATATTTCCCAGCTTTCCACTCAGCGGGTTAAAAAGGTAACAGATGTTGTCAAAGAAGGAGAAACCTTGAAGGTTAAAATCCTTGAAATAAGCAGAGACGGAAAGATCCGCCTGAGTCATAAGGCTGTTCTGGAAGAGGAAAATGCCGGTAAATAA
- the rpsO gene encoding 30S ribosomal protein S15: MVFTTENKKELIEKFKLHDSDTGSPEVQIGLLTHRILYLTDHLKIHKKDHHSRRGLLMLVGRRRRLLNYVKNKDVTRYRSIIETLGLRR; encoded by the coding sequence GTGGTTTTTACAACAGAAAACAAAAAAGAACTAATTGAAAAATTCAAATTGCATGACAGCGATACCGGGTCTCCGGAAGTTCAGATCGGTCTTTTAACTCATAGAATCTTATATCTTACAGATCATTTAAAGATTCATAAAAAAGATCATCACTCCAGAAGAGGCTTGTTAATGCTTGTTGGAAGACGCCGCAGGCTTTTAAATTATGTTAAAAACAAAGATGTAACACGATACAGAAGTATTATCGAAACACTGGGATTGAGACGATAG
- the truB gene encoding tRNA pseudouridine(55) synthase TruB, translated as MLNGILLVDKPENMSSAKLVSKIKHLARVKKAGHAGTLDPFATGLMICCLNKATKLSGFFLNSSKTYEGTLCLGIETDTQDSTGTIISRYDKTEFDLEAIKKVFAEFTGSIKQMPPVYSALKHQGIPLYKLARKGKPVQKPEREIFISNLDITAVNLPEIKFCVSCSSGTYIRTLAADIGKKLGSGAHLKQLRRTGSGRFIVKNAVSLEKIAEMADSGNIKNHIVSMSDALSYLPYFQADKFLTEKIMYGRTIFHKDIKPCVEDLSDNHLRVVDKNNRLLAVLSHKKNSDSYNYCCVFINNMDNIQNN; from the coding sequence ATGTTAAACGGAATCCTTCTTGTAGATAAGCCTGAGAACATGAGTTCAGCAAAACTGGTTTCAAAAATAAAACATCTTGCCAGGGTAAAAAAAGCAGGTCATGCAGGCACCCTTGACCCTTTTGCAACAGGCTTGATGATTTGCTGCTTAAATAAAGCCACAAAGCTTTCTGGTTTTTTTCTAAACAGCAGTAAAACCTATGAAGGAACCTTGTGCCTGGGAATAGAAACAGATACACAAGACAGTACCGGCACTATTATATCAAGATATGATAAAACAGAATTTGACTTAGAAGCCATTAAAAAAGTATTTGCAGAATTTACAGGATCAATAAAGCAGATGCCCCCTGTATATTCAGCATTAAAACATCAGGGAATCCCTCTTTACAAACTTGCCAGAAAGGGAAAACCTGTTCAAAAACCGGAGCGTGAGATTTTTATTTCAAACCTTGATATTACAGCAGTTAATCTGCCTGAAATTAAATTCTGTGTTTCATGCTCATCAGGCACCTATATAAGAACGCTTGCAGCAGATATAGGAAAAAAACTGGGATCCGGGGCACATCTAAAACAATTACGCAGAACAGGTTCTGGCAGATTTATTGTTAAAAATGCTGTTTCCCTGGAAAAAATTGCTGAAATGGCAGATTCAGGAAATATAAAAAATCACATAGTTTCAATGTCTGATGCTTTATCATATCTGCCTTATTTTCAAGCAGATAAATTTTTGACTGAAAAAATAATGTATGGCAGAACAATTTTTCACAAAGATATAAAACCCTGTGTTGAAGATTTATCTGATAATCATCTTCGGGTTGTGGATAAAAATAACCGTCTGCTTGCAGTACTCAGTCATAAAAAAAACAGTGATTCATATAATTATTGTTGTGTTTTCATCAATAACATGGATAATATACAAAATAATTAA
- a CDS encoding DHH family phosphoesterase: METIIHQLKLSHNVFIGSHINPDGDAVGSLTAMALSLVSLGKKITMYNQSPIPAVYSFLPWVDRIINQTDIKKEWDTAVILDCGNIERIGRFASQIHAIPTIINIDHHVTNTGFGNLQYIDTSACSTAEIVYRIIKKMGVSITKDIAASIYTGILTDTGSFRFANTNRAAFSICDKMVAKGVNPYDVAKYVYGTYSLGRMKLLNLALDSIEIVKNGKLSFMTLTRSMLEETGTQPEDIDGMINYAKRIEDVRLAVLIQESQGQENQGQENQDRSLIASDEPGLLHVSLRSDGSIDVSDLASFFGGGGHQQAAGFCSDMAVDEIKRHIIKWLEQSNPELCRC, translated from the coding sequence ATGGAAACGATTATTCATCAGTTGAAGCTCAGTCATAATGTATTTATAGGGTCTCATATTAATCCTGACGGAGATGCTGTTGGTTCATTAACAGCTATGGCTCTTTCCCTGGTCTCTCTGGGTAAAAAGATAACCATGTATAACCAAAGCCCCATACCGGCTGTTTATAGTTTTTTACCCTGGGTTGACCGTATTATAAACCAGACTGATATTAAAAAAGAGTGGGACACTGCTGTGATTCTGGATTGCGGGAACATTGAGCGAATCGGACGATTTGCATCACAGATTCATGCAATTCCCACAATAATCAATATAGATCACCATGTAACCAATACCGGGTTTGGAAATCTTCAATATATTGATACCTCTGCATGTTCAACAGCAGAGATTGTTTACCGCATTATCAAAAAAATGGGGGTTTCCATAACAAAAGATATTGCTGCTTCAATTTATACTGGAATTTTAACTGATACAGGTTCTTTCAGGTTTGCAAATACCAACAGGGCTGCTTTTTCCATTTGTGATAAAATGGTTGCAAAAGGGGTAAATCCTTATGATGTAGCCAAATATGTTTATGGAACCTATTCTCTGGGACGAATGAAACTGCTGAACCTTGCACTGGATTCCATTGAGATTGTAAAAAACGGTAAATTATCTTTTATGACCCTGACTCGTTCCATGCTCGAAGAAACCGGCACACAGCCAGAAGATATTGATGGAATGATAAACTATGCCAAAAGAATAGAAGATGTCAGGCTGGCTGTTCTGATACAGGAAAGCCAAGGACAGGAAAATCAGGGACAGGAAAATCAGGACAGATCATTAATTGCATCTGATGAACCAGGTTTGCTTCATGTGAGCCTCCGTTCTGACGGCAGCATAGATGTTTCTGACCTTGCAAGTTTTTTTGGCGGCGGAGGCCATCAGCAGGCAGCAGGATTTTGTTCAGATATGGCTGTCGATGAAATCAAAAGACATATTATAAAATGGCTTGAACAATCTAACCCAGAATTATGCAGATGTTAA
- the rbfA gene encoding 30S ribosome-binding factor RbfA — protein MKPYKRGERVGGLIQQVISDILRKDISDPRLAMATITGVKMSDDLKTARVYFSVSGDENRIEKASQGFESALGYIKRKLGSEITLRYMPKINFFYDESFDYGAYINKVLKSVNAENGNDYSSVEAQS, from the coding sequence ATGAAGCCATATAAACGAGGAGAACGGGTCGGAGGCTTGATACAGCAGGTTATCTCAGATATTTTAAGAAAAGATATAAGTGATCCCAGGCTTGCAATGGCTACTATTACAGGGGTTAAAATGTCTGATGATTTAAAAACTGCACGGGTTTATTTTTCTGTATCTGGTGATGAAAACCGAATTGAAAAGGCTTCACAAGGCTTTGAAAGTGCTTTAGGATATATAAAGCGAAAGCTCGGCAGTGAAATTACATTGCGATATATGCCTAAAATTAATTTCTTTTATGATGAGTCATTTGATTATGGAGCTTATATAAATAAAGTACTTAAATCTGTAAATGCAGAAAATGGAAACGATTATTCATCAGTTGAAGCTCAGTCATAA
- a CDS encoding DUF503 domain-containing protein yields the protein MVVGIGLITFRLYDCHSLKAKRKIVKAVVARLQNNFNASVAEVGSNDNLQGAEIGFSLVGNDRQLINSKIDKVFNLAESLGLAEIIDTEMEIFNI from the coding sequence ATGGTTGTAGGAATAGGATTAATTACATTCAGGCTGTATGACTGTCATTCTTTAAAGGCAAAAAGAAAGATTGTAAAAGCTGTTGTTGCCAGGCTGCAAAATAATTTTAATGCTTCTGTTGCCGAAGTAGGCTCAAATGATAATTTACAAGGTGCTGAAATTGGTTTTTCCCTGGTAGGCAATGACAGACAGCTTATAAACTCAAAAATAGACAAGGTTTTTAATTTAGCGGAAAGCCTTGGGCTGGCAGAGATTATTGATACTGAAATGGAGATTTTTAATATATGA
- the infB gene encoding translation initiation factor IF-2 yields the protein MANIRVYELAKELNMKNKVLLDKLSEMKISVSSHMSSLSSDAVARIKADVDGKKKGNADTARVKPTVIRKRKKRNRSSAPAKDGKQTSDIKESNEKISDKNEKSASLENNKTEKPHADIKDNLHKKPEKAESKDTAYPPKVSEKTKKKPGKISTKSKEDKDIKKDEPLKTKETRDKEAQASNRNSDKKPEKQLSKTEKRRAARQRKKARKETPAKIIKPAPIPAPNLEEQKPKEQIPAAAKADTPKKSVEPPKTTPEKIPETVIENISVQPEKTKGKALKKVDDIDDNEKGKETRWAKKKISFKRKEVVEGSDLYGARGRGKKGKKAAKGKPVKSQKTQITTPKAIKRRIKIDDTIILSDLAKRMGIKANEMIKKLMMLGVMVTVNQTIDFETAVLVASEFDYELEKASFEENTVLINEQDDDDPEKMSARSPVVTIMGHVDHGKTSLLDVIRKTKITEIEAGGITQHIGAYNVSTEGGQITFLDTPGHEAFTSMRARGATVTDIVVLVVAADDGVMPQTVEAINHSKAAGVPIIVAINKMDKPGADPERVVRELSEHGLMPEDWGGDTIFVKVSAKQNQGIDDLLEMILLQSEVLELKATKDKNAKGYVVESKLDSGRGPVATILIQDGTLHAGDSIVCGVHYGKVRAMINDRNQPTDSAGPSIPVEVLGLSGVPNAGDELIVVADDKSAKQVSEHRLQKHRSIELAKTSRISLEKLFEKMQKGEVKDLNLIIKADVQGSIEALSESLVKLSNDEVTINIRHSATGTVTESDISLAAVSDAIIIGFNVRPSSKVQALASEEHVDMRFYNIIYNVIKDVKDAILGMMESIYEERVLGMTEVREVFHVPKIGSIAGCYVTEGKIVRGKKIRLIRDGVIVHEGNISSLRRFKDDVKEVLENYECGIGIENYNDIKIGDVIECYYLEEIRPEL from the coding sequence ATGGCAAATATCAGAGTATATGAACTTGCCAAAGAACTGAATATGAAAAACAAGGTACTCCTTGATAAATTAAGTGAGATGAAAATCTCAGTTAGCAGCCATATGAGTTCTCTGAGCAGCGATGCCGTAGCCAGAATAAAGGCAGATGTGGATGGGAAAAAAAAGGGTAATGCAGATACTGCCCGTGTTAAACCCACAGTCATTCGAAAACGCAAAAAAAGGAACAGGTCTTCTGCACCTGCAAAAGATGGAAAACAGACTTCAGATATTAAAGAGTCTAATGAAAAAATATCTGATAAAAATGAAAAATCTGCTTCTTTGGAAAATAATAAAACTGAAAAACCCCATGCAGATATAAAAGACAATCTGCATAAAAAGCCTGAAAAAGCAGAAAGTAAAGATACTGCGTATCCCCCCAAAGTATCTGAAAAAACGAAAAAAAAGCCAGGAAAGATTTCTACAAAAAGTAAGGAAGATAAAGACATAAAAAAAGATGAGCCGTTAAAAACAAAAGAAACCAGGGACAAAGAAGCTCAGGCATCTAATCGAAATTCTGACAAAAAACCTGAAAAGCAGCTTTCAAAAACTGAAAAAAGAAGAGCTGCAAGGCAAAGAAAAAAAGCCAGAAAAGAAACCCCTGCCAAGATTATAAAACCAGCTCCGATTCCAGCTCCAAATCTGGAAGAGCAAAAACCTAAAGAGCAGATACCGGCAGCGGCAAAAGCAGATACACCTAAAAAAAGTGTTGAACCTCCGAAAACAACACCTGAAAAAATACCTGAAACAGTCATTGAAAATATCAGTGTTCAACCTGAAAAAACTAAAGGCAAAGCTTTGAAAAAAGTTGATGATATTGATGACAATGAAAAGGGAAAAGAAACCAGGTGGGCTAAAAAGAAAATAAGCTTCAAGCGAAAAGAAGTAGTTGAAGGTTCTGATCTTTACGGAGCCAGGGGAAGAGGCAAAAAAGGAAAAAAAGCTGCCAAAGGCAAGCCTGTTAAATCTCAAAAAACCCAGATTACAACTCCTAAAGCTATTAAACGCAGGATCAAGATTGATGACACCATTATTCTTTCAGATCTGGCAAAAAGAATGGGAATCAAAGCTAATGAAATGATTAAAAAGCTGATGATGCTGGGAGTAATGGTAACAGTTAATCAGACCATTGATTTTGAAACAGCAGTTCTTGTTGCCTCGGAATTTGACTATGAGCTGGAAAAAGCTTCTTTTGAGGAAAACACAGTTCTTATTAATGAACAAGATGATGATGACCCTGAAAAGATGTCTGCAAGATCTCCAGTTGTTACTATTATGGGTCATGTAGACCACGGAAAAACCTCGCTTTTGGATGTGATTCGAAAAACCAAAATAACTGAGATTGAAGCAGGAGGCATTACCCAGCACATAGGTGCTTACAATGTTTCAACAGAAGGGGGACAGATTACCTTTCTTGATACACCAGGACATGAGGCTTTTACCTCCATGAGGGCAAGAGGAGCAACAGTAACTGACATAGTTGTTCTTGTAGTAGCAGCAGATGATGGTGTAATGCCCCAGACCGTTGAGGCTATTAACCATTCCAAAGCAGCAGGTGTCCCTATTATTGTTGCCATAAATAAAATGGATAAGCCTGGAGCAGACCCTGAAAGAGTTGTCCGCGAACTTTCCGAACACGGGCTTATGCCTGAAGACTGGGGAGGAGATACCATATTTGTCAAGGTATCAGCAAAACAAAACCAGGGAATAGATGATTTACTGGAGATGATACTCCTTCAATCCGAGGTTCTTGAACTTAAAGCAACTAAAGATAAAAATGCCAAAGGATATGTGGTTGAATCAAAACTTGATTCAGGAAGAGGTCCTGTGGCAACTATCCTGATCCAGGACGGTACCCTTCATGCAGGAGACTCCATAGTCTGCGGGGTGCATTATGGAAAAGTCCGTGCCATGATAAATGATAGAAACCAGCCCACTGATTCAGCAGGCCCCTCAATTCCGGTTGAAGTTCTCGGCCTTTCCGGTGTTCCTAATGCCGGAGATGAATTAATCGTGGTTGCTGATGATAAAAGTGCCAAACAGGTCAGTGAACACAGGCTTCAAAAGCACCGTTCAATTGAGCTTGCAAAAACCAGCCGCATCAGCCTGGAAAAATTGTTTGAAAAAATGCAGAAAGGCGAAGTTAAAGACTTAAATCTTATTATCAAGGCTGATGTTCAGGGTTCCATAGAAGCATTGAGTGAGTCCCTTGTCAAATTGTCTAATGATGAGGTAACAATCAATATAAGACATTCTGCAACAGGTACTGTTACTGAATCTGATATTTCCCTTGCAGCAGTTTCAGATGCAATTATTATTGGTTTTAATGTAAGACCCAGTTCAAAGGTACAGGCACTTGCATCTGAAGAGCATGTTGACATGCGGTTTTACAATATTATCTACAATGTAATCAAGGATGTAAAAGATGCTATCCTGGGCATGATGGAATCAATATATGAAGAACGCGTTCTTGGCATGACAGAAGTACGTGAAGTTTTTCATGTTCCCAAGATAGGTTCCATTGCAGGCTGTTATGTTACAGAAGGCAAGATTGTCAGGGGGAAAAAAATCCGTCTTATCAGGGATGGTGTAATTGTTCATGAAGGAAATATATCATCTTTACGGCGATTTAAAGATGATGTTAAAGAAGTGCTTGAAAATTATGAATGCGGTATTGGCATAGAAAACTATAATGACATAAAAATCGGTGATGTCATAGAATGCTACTATCTTGAAGAAATAAGACCCGAACTTTAA